In one Rhopalosiphum padi isolate XX-2018 chromosome 3, ASM2088224v1, whole genome shotgun sequence genomic region, the following are encoded:
- the LOC132925052 gene encoding uncharacterized protein LOC132925052 — protein sequence MSEDGVVKVTTSSTASTKAEPSITVQTATTLLPSSTELAAVTHVRLPGFWHHSPQQWFTHADAVFHSSRIRSDLSRVNHVLASLDEDGIRAVSDILGEDAKYDALRARLISTYTVPRATRFQSIMQPGGMGDRTPSRLLRDMRDVYPDDMDDASLEQFWMQELPPAVRTVIAGLSGPLDALAERADRVMEAARGGTELAAVNATPRFRIAAVFPPSGVLEPEEAREVAAANNNIDARFNALESAIHTLSAQVATLTSNHPARDAPQPPAPTRSNTTTAGWCYYHGRYGPDARKCRDPCTFVPATLKNP from the coding sequence ATGTCAGAAGACGGTGTAGTAAAGGTTACGACGAGCTCGACCGCGTCGACAAAAGCTGAACCGAGCATCACGGTGCAAACCGCGACCACGTTGTTGCCGTCGTCCACAGAGTTGGCCGCCGTCACACACGTGCGTCTGCCCGGTTTCTGGCACCACTCCCCGCAACAGTGGTTTACACACGCGGATGCTGTTTTCCACTCAAGCCGAATTCGCAGCGATCTATCACGCGTCAACCATGTTCTCGCATCGCTCGACGAAGACGGCATTCGCGCAGTGTCCGACATTTTGGGCGAAGACGCCAAGTATGACGCCTTACGCGCGAGGCTCATCAGCACGTATACCGTCCCCCGCGCCACGCGTTTCCAATCCATTATGCAGCCGGGTGGTATGGGCGATCGCACGCCATCGCGCCTGCTGCGTGACATGCGAGACGTCTATCCGGACGATATGGACGACGCGTCGCTGGAGCAATTCTGGATGCAAGAGCTCCCCCCAGCCGTTCGCACCGTCATCGCCGGACTCTCCGGCCCGCTGGACGCTCTTGCCGAACGCGCAGACCGCGTCATGGAGGCAGCTCGTGGAGGCACAGAGTTGGCCGCCGTCAACGCAACACCCAGGTTCCGCATCGCCGCGGTTTTCCCACCATCAGGCGTACTAGAGCCGGAAGAGGCTCGGGAAGTCGCCGCCGCGAACAACAACATCGACGCACGATTCAACGCGCTCGAGAGCGCTATTCACACGCTAAGCGCACAAGTCGCAACACTTACCTCGAACCACCCAGCACGCGACGCTCCACAGCCACCAGCGCCCACACGCAGCAACACCACGACGGCCGGCTGGTGTTATTATCACGGGCGCTACGGCCCTGACGCGCGGAAGTGCCGCGACCCTTGCACTTTTGTGCCCGCTACGTTGAAAAATCCGTAA
- the LOC132925053 gene encoding uncharacterized protein LOC132925053: MFITKQYILSVWLMAFVVILLITSGQGKDHRCHRPVTKNCNASESYIEGWKFTGWYYHTELRACRPLYTPNGWHTCTENYELPIARQMCEDLCAEPCTRTNGAPGICMYNEICKMSYSVKPPIPNPCDSNRLTCCARGRDNDLTAFPGLVYENGQIVFRAILKNFYDPGYEQEGFTYIYFLPYSLNDESRRFK; the protein is encoded by the exons ATGTTTATTACCAAACAGTATATCCTAAGTGTATGGCTGATGGCATTCGTCGTCATATTGCTGATCACTAGCGGCCAAGGAAAAG atcacAGATGTCATCGACCAGttacaaaaaattgtaatgCTTCAGAGTCGTATATCGAAGGCTGGAAATTTACCGGGTGGTACTATCACACGGAGCTTAGAGCGTGCCGACCTTTGTATACGCCGAATGGATGGCACACTTGCACGGAAAACTATGAACTACCTATAGCCAGACAAATGTGCGAAGACTTATGCG ctgAACCATGCACCAGGACTAACGGTGCGCCGGGCATTTGCATGTACAATGAAATATGCAAAATGTCCTATAGTGTAAAGCCACCCATACCCAATCCATGTGACAGTAACAGATTGACTTGTTGTGCTAGAGGACGAGACAATGATTTGACAGCATTCCCTGGGCTTGTGTATGAAAACGGCCAGATTGTCTTTAGAGCAATCCTCAAAAATTTCTATGATCCAGGGTATGAACAAGAGGGATTTACTTACATCTACTTTTTACCGTATTCTTTAAATGACGAGAGTAGACGCTTCAAGTAA